A part of Streptococcus porcinus genomic DNA contains:
- the gorA gene encoding glutathione-disulfide reductase, which produces MKSFDYIVIGGGSGGIASANRAAIHGASVLLIEANEIGGTCVNLGCVPKKVMWYGAQVAETIHTYAKDYGFAIQGEAFDFEILKKNRQAYIDRIHESYERGFQQSGVTHLTGFARFIDAHHLEVDGETYYAPHILIATGGSPIIPDIPGADYGITSDGFFELNRVPERTAIVGAGYIAVEIAGVLNALGSTTHLLVRHDRPLRNFDKDIIDSLVEEMEKTGINLMTETHVQSVSKNTDQSLTITLKDGKELEVDQLIWAIGRKPNTKGFGLEHLDLKYTKAGYIETDAFENTSVDGVYAVGDINGKLALTPVAIAAGRRLSERLFNRKTKEKLDYENVATVIFSHPAIGSVGLSEEAAITKYGADHVKTYQSTFTSMYTAVTSHRQDCKMKLVTYGKDEKIVGLHGIGYGVDEMIQGFAVAIKMGATKSDFDNTVAIHPTGAEEFVTMR; this is translated from the coding sequence ATGAAATCATTTGATTACATAGTTATCGGTGGAGGCAGTGGAGGTATTGCCTCTGCTAATCGTGCGGCTATACATGGCGCTAGTGTTTTATTAATTGAAGCAAATGAGATTGGTGGGACATGTGTTAATTTAGGATGTGTTCCGAAAAAAGTGATGTGGTATGGTGCGCAAGTTGCAGAAACGATACATACTTATGCGAAGGATTATGGTTTTGCAATTCAAGGAGAAGCATTTGATTTTGAGATTTTAAAAAAAAATCGTCAAGCTTATATTGATAGAATTCATGAGTCTTATGAGAGAGGTTTCCAACAGAGTGGTGTGACACATCTAACTGGCTTTGCTCGCTTTATAGATGCCCATCACCTTGAAGTAGATGGTGAAACTTATTATGCTCCTCATATTTTAATTGCAACTGGTGGGAGCCCGATCATCCCAGATATTCCTGGAGCTGATTATGGTATCACTTCAGACGGTTTTTTTGAGCTAAATCGGGTACCAGAGCGGACAGCCATTGTTGGAGCAGGCTATATTGCTGTTGAAATTGCAGGCGTTTTAAATGCTTTAGGGTCTACAACACATTTATTAGTTCGGCATGATCGTCCACTGCGAAACTTTGATAAAGATATCATTGACAGTTTAGTTGAGGAAATGGAAAAGACAGGTATCAATTTAATGACGGAAACCCATGTTCAGTCGGTATCAAAAAATACTGATCAGTCTTTAACCATTACTCTAAAAGATGGTAAAGAGCTTGAAGTGGATCAATTAATTTGGGCGATTGGTCGGAAACCTAATACCAAGGGATTTGGACTCGAGCATCTTGACCTTAAATACACTAAGGCTGGTTATATTGAAACCGATGCTTTTGAAAATACCTCTGTAGATGGAGTCTATGCTGTTGGAGATATTAATGGGAAGCTAGCTTTAACTCCAGTGGCTATTGCTGCAGGTAGACGCCTGTCTGAGCGTCTATTTAATCGTAAAACCAAAGAAAAGTTGGATTATGAAAATGTGGCGACAGTCATATTTAGTCATCCTGCAATCGGTTCAGTAGGTCTCAGTGAAGAAGCGGCCATTACAAAATATGGGGCTGATCACGTTAAAACGTATCAATCAACTTTCACTTCCATGTACACGGCTGTGACAAGTCATCGTCAAGATTGTAAAATGAAGTTGGTTACTTATGGTAAAGATGAGAAGATTGTTGGATTGCATGGAATTGGTTATGGGGTTGATGAAATGATTCAAGGCTTTGCTGTTGCCATCAAGATGGGAGCAACAAAAAGTGATTTCGACAATACAGTTGCTATTCATCCCACAGGTGCTGAGGAATTTGTAACTATGCGCTAA
- a CDS encoding YlbF/YmcA family competence regulator: protein MSQEIYDYANKLERALRNLPEYKNVEAAKSSIKEDTEASQLFDQFVAMQEKLQGMMQAGQMPTAEEQSSIEELSKKIESNSFLKAYFDAQQSLSVYISDIERIVFTPLKDLI from the coding sequence ATGTCACAAGAAATTTATGATTATGCTAATAAACTGGAGCGTGCTTTACGTAATCTTCCAGAATACAAAAATGTAGAGGCTGCTAAATCTTCTATTAAAGAAGATACAGAAGCTAGTCAATTATTTGACCAATTTGTTGCAATGCAAGAGAAACTACAAGGAATGATGCAAGCCGGACAAATGCCAACTGCTGAAGAACAATCTTCTATTGAAGAACTTAGCAAAAAGATTGAGTCTAATTCTTTTTTAAAAGCTTATTTCGATGCTCAGCAATCATTATCAGTCTACATTAGTGATATTGAACGTATCGTATTCACACCGCTTAAGGACCTTATCTAA
- the aroC gene encoding chorismate synthase, with amino-acid sequence MRYLTAGESHGNSLTAIVEGFPAGLTINLDEINDELRRRQGGYGRGARMLIESDRVAITSGVRHGKTTGAPITMIIPNKDHQKWLDIMSIQPVDQTTQKKRQVKRPRPGHADLVGGIKYKFNDLRNSLERSSARETAIRVAVGALSKQLLKELGITTMNHVLNFGGQEVVIPDEISIQELTDNARLSELSIANPNQEALIKELIDKIKQEGNTIGGIIETIVIGVPVGLGSYVHWDRKLDGKLAQAILSINAFKGVEFGMGFDMANHRGSEVMDEIVWSQEKGYRRLTNHLGGFEGGVTNGQPLIIKAVMKPIPTLYKPLMSVDIDTHQPFKASVERSDPTALPAAGVVMENVVATVLAQEILEKFPADHIDDLRSAFADYLEYCKNY; translated from the coding sequence ATGAGGTATTTAACGGCAGGTGAATCGCATGGTAATAGTTTAACAGCAATTGTTGAAGGTTTTCCAGCTGGTCTAACGATTAACCTTGATGAGATCAATGATGAACTTAGGAGAAGGCAGGGTGGGTATGGTCGTGGAGCCAGGATGCTCATTGAGTCAGATAGAGTCGCTATTACTTCTGGAGTGCGACATGGAAAAACAACAGGTGCACCTATCACTATGATTATTCCCAATAAAGATCATCAAAAATGGCTGGACATTATGTCTATCCAACCAGTAGATCAGACCACACAAAAAAAGCGACAAGTAAAGAGACCACGACCGGGTCACGCTGATTTGGTGGGGGGAATTAAATATAAGTTCAACGACTTACGAAATTCATTGGAACGGTCGTCTGCTCGTGAGACTGCTATTCGTGTAGCGGTGGGTGCTCTTTCAAAACAGCTTTTAAAAGAATTGGGAATCACGACAATGAATCATGTTCTCAATTTTGGTGGGCAAGAAGTAGTTATCCCAGATGAGATATCGATCCAAGAGCTCACAGATAATGCTAGACTGTCAGAGCTTTCGATTGCTAATCCTAATCAGGAAGCTTTGATTAAAGAGTTGATTGATAAAATTAAACAAGAAGGCAATACTATTGGTGGAATAATAGAAACTATAGTGATTGGAGTCCCAGTAGGATTAGGATCTTATGTGCATTGGGATCGAAAATTAGATGGCAAACTGGCTCAAGCAATCCTTTCGATAAATGCCTTTAAAGGGGTTGAGTTTGGTATGGGGTTTGACATGGCAAATCATAGAGGTTCAGAGGTCATGGATGAAATTGTTTGGTCACAAGAAAAGGGGTACCGGAGACTGACAAATCATTTAGGTGGCTTTGAAGGTGGTGTCACTAATGGGCAACCATTGATTATCAAGGCTGTTATGAAACCTATTCCTACTCTCTATAAGCCATTGATGTCGGTTGACATTGATACCCATCAGCCTTTTAAAGCCAGTGTGGAACGATCTGATCCTACGGCCTTACCGGCTGCTGGAGTCGTTATGGAAAATGTTGTTGCAACTGTGCTTGCACAAGAGATTCTAGAAAAGTTTCCTGCTGACCATATTGACGATCTCAGATCAGCCTTTGCTGACTATCTTGAGTATTGCAAAAATTATTAA
- the aroD gene encoding type I 3-dehydroquinate dehydratase, with protein MKIVAPIMPTSFEEAQSIDVTKYEGVDIIEWRADFLPKEKVITVAPAIFEKFAGREIIFTLRTKPEGGMIDLTDQEYIDLIKEINAIYNPDFVDFEYFTHKSVFNEMMDFPNLVLSYHNFEETPENLMESFSEMTKLAPRVVKIAVMPKSEQDVLNVMNYTRGFKALNPEQSYATMSMGKLGRISRIAGDIIGSAWTFVAVDDASAPGQVTLADMKKLISVMEAD; from the coding sequence ATGAAAATAGTAGCTCCGATAATGCCGACAAGTTTTGAAGAAGCACAGTCTATTGATGTGACTAAATATGAGGGTGTTGATATCATTGAGTGGCGTGCAGACTTTCTTCCGAAGGAAAAAGTAATCACGGTTGCTCCAGCCATCTTTGAAAAGTTTGCAGGTAGAGAAATTATCTTTACTTTGAGAACAAAACCTGAGGGTGGTATGATTGATTTGACAGACCAAGAATATATTGATTTGATTAAGGAAATCAATGCTATTTATAATCCTGATTTTGTTGACTTTGAGTATTTCACTCACAAATCCGTTTTTAATGAAATGATGGATTTTCCAAATCTTGTTTTGTCTTATCATAACTTTGAGGAGACACCTGAGAATCTTATGGAATCATTCTCGGAAATGACTAAACTAGCTCCTCGTGTTGTTAAAATTGCTGTCATGCCAAAAAGTGAGCAAGATGTTTTGAATGTAATGAATTATACTCGAGGGTTTAAAGCGCTGAATCCTGAGCAATCCTATGCAACTATGTCAATGGGCAAACTGGGAAGAATTTCTCGGATTGCAGGCGACATCATTGGCTCTGCTTGGACATTTGTAGCAGTTGATGATGCCAGCGCTCCAGGTCAAGTGACATTGGCTGATATGAAAAAACTAATATCAGTAATGGAAGCTGACTAG
- a CDS encoding class I SAM-dependent rRNA methyltransferase: MNKLYINSFVEKKLTAGVQLLEERDFKNLNITDQMVTLVSKTNRILGVAYLSKQHRGIGWFLGQHANLTTDYFCRLFLQAKSKRSSFFDDETTNAYRMFNQEGDDFGGLTIDFYDDFAVFSWYNTFVFSIKEIIIEAFQKVFPEIKGAYGKIRFKSETEESVHLYGLEAPETFIVKENGVNYQVFLNDGLMTGIFLDQHDVRKNLAEGLAKDKSLLNMFSYTAAFSVAAAVGGAKETRSVDLAKRSRDLSTAHFEANGISTDNHLFHVMDVFDYFKYAKRKALTFDLIVIDPPSFARNKKQTFSVQKDYHRLISEALAILNPEGIIIASTNAANMTVLQFKNEIEKGFEGYRIADMTLQQLPEDFTINNADERSNYLKVFTIKVKK, encoded by the coding sequence ATGAATAAACTCTATATCAATTCTTTTGTTGAAAAGAAGCTAACTGCGGGAGTTCAATTATTAGAAGAAAGAGATTTTAAAAATCTTAATATTACCGATCAGATGGTAACTCTTGTCTCCAAAACAAATCGAATACTTGGAGTAGCGTACCTTTCCAAACAACATAGAGGGATTGGCTGGTTTTTAGGTCAGCATGCTAATTTAACAACTGATTATTTTTGTCGGCTATTTTTGCAGGCAAAATCGAAGAGAAGTTCTTTCTTTGATGATGAGACTACCAATGCTTATCGTATGTTCAATCAAGAAGGTGATGATTTTGGTGGCTTAACCATTGATTTCTATGATGACTTTGCTGTCTTTTCGTGGTATAATACTTTTGTTTTTTCAATTAAAGAAATTATTATTGAGGCTTTCCAGAAGGTCTTTCCTGAAATTAAGGGAGCATATGGTAAAATTCGTTTCAAAAGTGAAACTGAAGAATCCGTACATCTTTATGGTCTAGAAGCTCCTGAGACTTTTATTGTCAAAGAAAATGGTGTTAACTACCAGGTGTTTTTAAACGATGGTTTAATGACGGGTATTTTTCTTGATCAGCATGATGTCCGAAAAAATCTAGCAGAAGGACTTGCAAAAGATAAGTCACTTCTAAACATGTTCTCTTATACAGCAGCATTTTCAGTGGCAGCTGCCGTAGGCGGAGCTAAAGAAACGAGGTCAGTAGATTTAGCTAAAAGGTCACGTGATCTATCAACCGCTCACTTTGAAGCAAACGGCATTTCTACAGATAATCATCTTTTCCATGTTATGGACGTATTTGATTATTTTAAATATGCTAAACGAAAAGCTTTGACTTTTGATTTAATTGTTATTGATCCACCAAGTTTTGCTCGAAATAAAAAACAAACTTTCTCGGTTCAAAAAGATTATCATCGTCTTATTTCTGAAGCACTAGCTATTTTGAATCCAGAAGGGATTATTATTGCGTCTACTAATGCAGCAAATATGACGGTCTTACAGTTTAAAAATGAGATTGAAAAAGGCTTTGAAGGATACCGTATCGCAGATATGACTCTTCAACAGTTACCCGAAGATTTTACAATAAACAACGCAGATGAAAGAAGTAATTATTTAAAAGTATTTACAATAAAGGTAAAAAAATGA
- a CDS encoding LTA synthase family protein, which yields MTTFKTIISKFTSTRLGFILTLLLAYWIKTLWAYQMDFSLDLGNLYQVFLSIINPIPLALLLLGFALYIKNTKTFYILSWIIYVILNLLLISNAIYYREFSDFITVSAMLASSKVSAGLGDSALNLLRFWDIIFILDFIIFGILKVSKRLTRDHRPFNKRAAFAVSALSFLMLTANLFLAEIDRPELLTRGFSNTYIVRALGLPAFTMYSANQTYQAQKERNGATADELVAVKKYVQEHYAAPNPKYYGIAKGKNVIVIHLESFQQFLIDYKLKSGDKEYEVTPFLNSLYHSKSTFAFSNFFHQVKAGKTSDAETMMENSLFGLNSGSFMVNYGGDNTQFAAPSILRQKDGYTSAVFHGNVGTFWNRNNAYKQWGYNYFFDSSYFSKQTKNNSFQYGLNDKYMFKDSIKYLERMQQPFYTKFITVSNHYPYTSLKGEKDEEGFPLAETKDETINGYFATANYLDSSIKSFFDYLKASGLYDKSVIVLYGDHYGISNSRNTNLAALLGKDPETWSEYDNAMLQRVPYMIHIPGYHDGGIKDTFGGEIDALPTLLHVLGIDTSKYIQLGQDLLSPQNKQIVAQRTSGTYMTPDYTNYGGRLYNTKTGVEITNPDEVTLEKTKAIREQTAQQLSVSDNVQTGDLLRFNTDNGLEKTDPSKFLYTHQLKQMKKIEKELGNKSTSLYSENGDKTTISLFKAPSYLELNPKEEKPSFSSDDGNSKDGKKIEKN from the coding sequence GTGACAACATTTAAAACTATCATATCAAAATTTACAAGTACGCGATTAGGATTTATTCTAACTCTACTCCTTGCTTATTGGATAAAGACCCTTTGGGCTTACCAAATGGATTTTTCACTTGATTTAGGAAACCTATATCAAGTCTTCTTATCAATCATCAATCCCATCCCTTTAGCATTATTACTATTGGGATTTGCACTTTATATTAAAAATACAAAAACATTCTATATCCTCTCTTGGATAATTTATGTCATTTTGAACTTGTTACTAATTTCAAATGCTATTTATTATCGCGAATTTTCTGACTTTATCACTGTAAGTGCCATGTTAGCCTCTAGTAAGGTGTCCGCAGGTTTAGGCGATTCCGCCTTAAATTTACTACGTTTCTGGGACATTATTTTTATTCTAGACTTTATTATCTTTGGTATTCTAAAAGTCAGCAAAAGATTAACTAGAGACCATAGGCCTTTTAACAAAAGAGCTGCCTTTGCTGTCTCTGCTCTTTCTTTCTTGATGCTCACTGCCAATTTATTCCTAGCAGAGATTGATCGACCTGAACTATTAACGCGTGGTTTTTCTAATACTTATATTGTTAGAGCGCTTGGTCTACCAGCTTTCACTATGTATAGTGCAAATCAAACTTACCAAGCACAAAAAGAGCGCAACGGCGCTACAGCAGATGAATTAGTTGCTGTCAAAAAATATGTTCAGGAACATTACGCAGCGCCAAATCCTAAATATTATGGGATTGCAAAAGGTAAAAATGTTATTGTTATTCATCTAGAAAGTTTCCAGCAATTCTTAATTGATTATAAATTAAAATCTGGCGATAAAGAGTATGAAGTAACACCTTTTCTTAACTCACTTTACCATTCAAAATCAACGTTCGCCTTTTCAAACTTTTTCCACCAAGTCAAAGCAGGGAAAACATCTGATGCTGAGACCATGATGGAAAACTCACTCTTTGGTTTAAATAGCGGTTCCTTCATGGTAAACTATGGAGGTGATAATACACAATTTGCTGCGCCCTCAATCCTTCGACAAAAAGATGGTTATACCAGTGCTGTCTTCCATGGTAATGTAGGTACCTTTTGGAATAGGAACAATGCATATAAACAATGGGGATATAACTACTTCTTTGATTCTTCATATTTCTCAAAACAGACCAAAAATAATTCTTTCCAATACGGACTCAATGACAAGTACATGTTCAAAGATTCTATCAAATATTTAGAAAGAATGCAGCAACCTTTCTATACTAAGTTTATTACTGTAAGTAACCATTATCCTTATACCAGCTTAAAAGGTGAGAAGGATGAAGAAGGCTTCCCACTAGCAGAAACCAAAGATGAAACTATTAATGGCTATTTTGCAACAGCAAACTATCTCGATTCCTCTATCAAATCCTTTTTTGACTATTTAAAAGCATCAGGCTTATATGACAAATCAGTTATTGTACTTTACGGAGATCATTATGGTATCTCTAACTCACGTAATACTAATCTAGCTGCCTTATTGGGTAAGGATCCCGAAACTTGGTCTGAATATGACAACGCTATGCTTCAACGCGTACCATATATGATACATATCCCAGGTTATCACGATGGTGGCATTAAAGATACTTTTGGGGGCGAAATTGATGCTCTACCAACCTTACTTCATGTGCTTGGTATTGATACTTCCAAGTATATTCAACTCGGTCAGGATTTATTATCTCCTCAAAATAAACAAATCGTAGCTCAAAGGACCTCCGGAACCTATATGACCCCTGATTACACCAACTACGGTGGCAGACTTTATAATACTAAAACCGGTGTTGAAATTACAAATCCTGATGAAGTAACTCTTGAAAAAACAAAAGCCATCCGCGAACAAACCGCACAACAATTATCAGTCAGTGATAATGTCCAAACGGGTGATCTCCTTCGCTTCAATACGGATAATGGCTTAGAAAAAACAGATCCAAGTAAATTTCTTTACACACATCAATTGAAACAAATGAAAAAAATCGAAAAAGAACTTGGCAATAAGTCAACGAGTCTCTATAGTGAAAATGGTGATAAAACGACTATAAGCCTTTTCAAAGCTCCTTCCTATCTAGAACTCAATCCTAAAGAGGAAAAACCATCATTCTCATCTGATGATGGTAACTCAAAAGACGGGAAAAAGATTGAAAAGAACTAA
- the rplT gene encoding 50S ribosomal protein L20, with amino-acid sequence MARVKGGVVSRKRRKRILKLAKGYYGAKHILFRTAKEQVMNSYYYAYRDRRQKKRDFRKLWITRINAAARMNGLSYSQLMHGLKLAEIEVNRKMLADLAVTDAAGFTALADAAKNKLGK; translated from the coding sequence ATGGCTCGTGTTAAAGGTGGAGTTGTTTCACGCAAACGTCGCAAACGTATATTAAAATTAGCTAAAGGTTACTATGGAGCAAAACATATCTTGTTCCGTACTGCAAAAGAACAAGTAATGAATTCTTATTACTATGCATACCGTGACCGTCGTCAAAAGAAACGTGATTTCCGCAAATTATGGATTACACGTATTAATGCAGCAGCTCGCATGAATGGATTATCTTATTCACAATTAATGCATGGTTTGAAACTTGCTGAAATTGAAGTTAACCGTAAAATGCTTGCAGATTTAGCTGTTACAGATGCAGCTGGATTTACAGCACTTGCTGATGCAGCAAAAAATAAATTGGGCAAATAA
- the rpmI gene encoding 50S ribosomal protein L35 — protein sequence MPKQKTHRASAKRFKRTGSGGLKRFRAFTSHRFHGKTKKQRRHLRKASMVSAGDFKRIKAMLTGLR from the coding sequence ATGCCAAAACAAAAAACACACCGCGCATCAGCTAAACGTTTTAAACGTACAGGTTCTGGTGGTTTGAAACGCTTCCGCGCTTTTACATCACACCGTTTCCACGGCAAAACTAAAAAGCAACGTCGTCATCTTCGTAAAGCTTCAATGGTAAGCGCAGGAGATTTTAAACGTATTAAAGCAATGCTTACTGGTCTTAGATAA
- the infC gene encoding translation initiation factor IF-3: MKIIAKKDLFINDEIRVREVRLVGLEGEQLGIKPLSEAQSIADNANVDLVLIQPQAVPPVAKIMDYGKFKFEFQKKQKEQRKKQSVVTVKEVRLSPVIDKGDFETKLRNGRKFLEKGNKVKVSIRFKGRMITHKEIGAKVLAEFAEATQDIAIIEQRAKMDGRQMFMQLAPISDKK, translated from the coding sequence GTGAAGATCATAGCTAAAAAGGATCTATTCATTAATGATGAAATTCGCGTTCGTGAAGTTCGTCTAGTTGGTCTAGAAGGTGAACAATTAGGTATAAAACCATTATCAGAAGCACAATCAATTGCTGATAATGCGAATGTTGATTTGGTTTTAATCCAGCCACAAGCTGTTCCTCCAGTAGCCAAAATCATGGACTATGGAAAGTTCAAATTTGAGTTTCAAAAGAAACAAAAAGAACAACGTAAGAAACAGAGCGTTGTAACTGTTAAGGAGGTACGTTTGAGTCCCGTTATTGATAAGGGTGACTTTGAGACGAAGCTTCGTAATGGCCGTAAATTCCTTGAAAAGGGTAATAAGGTTAAAGTTTCTATTCGCTTTAAAGGGCGTATGATTACTCATAAAGAGATTGGTGCAAAGGTTCTAGCTGAATTTGCTGAAGCTACTCAGGATATTGCTATCATTGAGCAAAGAGCAAAAATGGATGGTCGCCAAATGTTTATGCAACTTGCACCAATTTCAGACAAAAAATAA
- the cmk gene encoding (d)CMP kinase, producing MKAIRIAIDGPASSGKSTVAKIIAKNLGYTYLDTGAMYRCATYIALENHFTEKDVDALLVELSKQPISFKKASDGSQLVYLGQRDVTLAIRQNDVTNNVSWVSAIAKIREELVDQQRRIAAKGAIIMDGRDIGTVVLPDAELKVFLIASVEERAIRRYKENTEKGIKTNLEILKDEIAARDYKDSHRQVSPLKAADDAIVFDTTGVDIQGVVTFIQEKAEKIIDMD from the coding sequence ATGAAAGCTATTAGAATCGCAATCGACGGTCCTGCATCAAGTGGTAAAAGTACTGTAGCCAAGATTATTGCTAAAAATCTTGGCTATACTTATTTGGACACTGGTGCTATGTACCGTTGTGCAACTTATATTGCCTTAGAGAATCATTTTACAGAAAAAGATGTAGATGCTTTGCTAGTGGAATTATCAAAACAACCTATTTCTTTCAAAAAAGCTAGTGATGGTAGTCAATTGGTCTATCTTGGACAGAGGGATGTTACCTTAGCTATTCGGCAAAATGATGTTACTAATAATGTTTCATGGGTTTCGGCTATTGCCAAAATCCGTGAGGAACTCGTAGATCAGCAAAGACGTATTGCAGCAAAGGGCGCTATTATTATGGATGGCCGTGATATCGGGACCGTTGTTTTGCCAGACGCTGAACTAAAAGTCTTTTTAATTGCATCTGTCGAAGAGAGAGCTATAAGGCGCTATAAGGAAAATACTGAAAAAGGGATAAAGACTAATCTAGAAATTTTAAAGGATGAAATTGCAGCACGTGACTATAAAGATAGTCATCGACAAGTTTCGCCACTAAAAGCAGCAGATGATGCTATTGTTTTTGATACAACAGGTGTTGATATTCAAGGTGTAGTAACATTTATTCAAGAAAAGGCAGAAAAAATAATTGACATGGATTAA
- a CDS encoding SAG1386/EF1546 family surface-associated protein, translated as MAKEPWEEKIVNEDKGLRSRKARGPILSTPWLTALLSVFFVIIVAILFIFFYTSNSGGDRTTATSGFYGASISKSNENAKASKAAKSSSKKGQTSSSSMAETSSSTASSSSTKKGETIIVLQGEGVASIAARAGISVEQLQTLNPDHMTLGYWYANPGDAVYIN; from the coding sequence ATGGCTAAAGAACCATGGGAAGAAAAAATTGTCAACGAGGATAAAGGGTTAAGGTCGCGAAAAGCTAGAGGTCCTATATTGAGTACACCTTGGTTAACAGCCTTATTAAGTGTTTTCTTCGTTATTATTGTTGCGATCTTGTTTATTTTCTTCTACACATCAAACAGTGGAGGAGATCGCACAACAGCCACAAGCGGTTTTTATGGAGCATCTATATCAAAATCAAACGAAAACGCCAAAGCATCAAAAGCTGCTAAGTCATCTTCAAAAAAGGGACAAACAAGTAGTTCATCAATGGCTGAGACATCTTCTAGTACAGCATCAAGTTCGAGTACTAAAAAAGGCGAAACGATTATTGTTTTACAGGGAGAGGGCGTTGCATCTATTGCTGCGAGAGCAGGTATTAGTGTAGAACAATTACAAACTTTAAATCCGGACCACATGACATTAGGGTATTGGTATGCAAATCCCGGTGATGCGGTATATATTAACTAA